One window from the genome of Dyadobacter sp. CECT 9275 encodes:
- the rimM gene encoding ribosome maturation factor RimM (Essential for efficient processing of 16S rRNA), giving the protein MTQENCYLLGYIVRTHGTSGNVVIYLDVDYPDDYEDLESVFVEIKGELVPYFIESLNLQKQSNAIVTFEDINTIEKAQALVGSSLYLPLESLEELDGDAFYYHDIKGFQVVDESNGALGMVQEVYSLNGQDLISMLYKGAEVLIPTAEDIVLKADKENKKLHVRLPDGLLEVYLDPASENNPDDED; this is encoded by the coding sequence GTGACTCAGGAAAATTGTTACCTGCTTGGCTATATTGTCCGAACCCACGGAACTTCCGGTAATGTGGTTATTTACCTCGATGTAGATTATCCCGATGACTACGAGGATCTTGAATCCGTATTTGTCGAAATAAAAGGGGAACTGGTGCCGTATTTTATAGAAAGCCTTAATCTTCAGAAACAAAGCAACGCAATTGTTACTTTTGAAGATATTAATACGATCGAAAAAGCACAGGCGCTTGTGGGAAGTTCGCTGTATCTTCCTCTTGAATCTCTAGAGGAGCTGGACGGAGACGCTTTTTATTATCATGACATTAAGGGGTTTCAGGTAGTAGATGAAAGCAATGGAGCGCTCGGAATGGTACAGGAAGTATATTCCCTCAACGGTCAGGATCTTATTTCGATGTTGTACAAAGGGGCGGAGGTATTGATACCCACGGCTGAGGACATTGTTTTAAAAGCGGATAAGGAAAACAAAAAACTTCACGTCAGGTTACCTGATGGCTTGCTTGAAGTGTACCTGGACCCAGCATCCGAAAATAATCCTGATGATGAGGATTGA
- a CDS encoding 30S ribosomal protein S16, with protein MAVKIRLARRGRKKKAIYDIVVADARAPRDGRFIEKLGSYNPGTNPASIVLESAKAVDWLLKGAQPTDTTRSILQHEGVMLRKHLQIGVLKGAITQEVADARFEEWKGSKADRKESAAGTLAQKQQADKEAKLAAERQVNEARAEAIAKKNAPPVAEVAEEEVAEEAPAETEGSAPEEEPAA; from the coding sequence ATGGCAGTTAAAATTAGGTTAGCGCGTCGGGGACGCAAAAAGAAAGCGATTTACGATATTGTTGTCGCAGATGCCAGAGCACCACGTGATGGTCGCTTCATCGAAAAATTGGGTAGTTATAACCCTGGAACCAATCCTGCATCTATTGTGCTGGAATCAGCAAAAGCTGTCGATTGGTTATTGAAAGGTGCTCAGCCAACGGATACCACCCGTTCCATCCTTCAGCATGAAGGTGTAATGTTGCGCAAGCACTTGCAGATAGGCGTATTAAAAGGTGCAATCACCCAGGAAGTTGCTGATGCTCGTTTCGAAGAATGGAAAGGCTCAAAAGCCGATCGTAAAGAATCAGCAGCCGGAACGCTGGCTCAGAAACAACAGGCAGATAAGGAAGCTAAGCTTGCCGCAGAACGCCAGGTAAATGAGGCTCGTGCAGAAGCCATTGCTAAGAAAAACGCACCTCCCGTAGCGGAAGTTGCGGAAGAGGAGGTTGCTGAAGAAGCTCCTGCGGAAACTGAGGGTTCAGCTCCTGAGGAAGAACCTGCAGCATAA
- a CDS encoding YtxH domain-containing protein, with protein MNNKAFWGIVTAAAVGAVIGLLFAPEDGDKTRKKIKRKTNSLASELLDALEKSKAKADQAASELKNKGQEYADKAAFKVNEVAEEVNSYR; from the coding sequence ATGAACAACAAAGCATTTTGGGGAATTGTAACAGCTGCGGCTGTGGGAGCGGTGATAGGATTGTTATTTGCTCCTGAGGACGGAGATAAGACAAGGAAAAAAATCAAAAGGAAAACAAACAGCCTTGCCAGCGAACTGCTGGACGCCCTGGAAAAAAGTAAAGCAAAGGCTGACCAAGCTGCCAGTGAATTAAAAAATAAAGGGCAGGAATATGCAGATAAAGCTGCCTTCAAAGTAAACGAGGTAGCTGAGGAGGTAAACTCCTATCGTTAG
- the trmD gene encoding tRNA (guanosine(37)-N1)-methyltransferase TrmD: MRIDIITCVPDLLDSFFAHSILKRAQQAGHAEVVITDIRDYSVNKHRTIDDYAFGGGAGMVLQIEPIARCIRALQAERVYDEVIYLTPDGEQMNQKIVNQLSLKGNLILLCGHYKGVDQRVRDLFVTREISIGDYVLSGGELAAAVLADAIIRLIPGVLNDETSALTDSFQDNLLAPPVYSRPADFEGHKVPEILLSGHEAKIEEWRYEQSVSRTKARRPDLLK; this comes from the coding sequence ATGAGGATTGATATTATCACTTGTGTTCCCGATTTACTGGACAGCTTCTTTGCGCATTCTATCTTAAAAAGGGCGCAGCAGGCTGGTCATGCGGAGGTTGTGATTACTGACATCAGAGATTACTCAGTCAATAAACACCGGACCATAGACGATTATGCTTTTGGAGGAGGCGCGGGCATGGTGCTGCAGATAGAGCCTATTGCCAGGTGTATACGGGCACTGCAGGCCGAGCGGGTTTATGATGAGGTTATTTATCTCACACCGGACGGCGAACAGATGAACCAGAAAATTGTCAACCAACTGTCCCTGAAGGGGAATCTTATCCTCCTATGCGGTCATTATAAAGGGGTGGATCAGCGTGTAAGGGATTTGTTTGTCACGAGAGAAATAAGTATTGGCGACTATGTGCTGTCTGGCGGGGAGCTTGCAGCGGCAGTTTTGGCAGATGCCATCATCAGGCTGATTCCGGGTGTACTTAACGACGAAACTTCTGCCCTGACTGATTCTTTTCAGGATAACCTTCTGGCACCACCGGTATACTCCAGGCCTGCGGATTTTGAAGGCCATAAGGTGCCGGAAATATTGCTCTCGGGGCATGAAGCTAAAATAGAAGAATGGCGTTACGAGCAGTCAGTTTCAAGAACAAAAGCCAGAAGGCCTGACCTTCTTAAGTAA
- a CDS encoding GNAT family N-acetyltransferase → MNITTRQGTAEDITAVFELVKELAIYEKALNQVTNNVDKMTRDYHQKLYDFFVAEVDGKIIGLSLYYFRYSTWKGKRLYMEDIIVTEEMRGNGIGKILFDATVSAAKKSGCSGMMWQVLDWNTSAVGFYRKYGTNFDNEWINCNLDF, encoded by the coding sequence ATGAATATAACCACCCGCCAAGGAACAGCCGAAGATATCACAGCCGTTTTTGAACTTGTAAAAGAGCTTGCCATTTACGAAAAGGCACTCAATCAGGTAACGAATAATGTGGATAAAATGACCCGGGATTACCATCAGAAACTCTATGATTTCTTTGTGGCCGAAGTGGATGGGAAAATCATCGGGCTGTCGCTTTATTACTTCCGCTATTCAACCTGGAAAGGAAAAAGACTCTATATGGAGGATATCATCGTAACGGAGGAAATGAGGGGTAATGGCATTGGTAAAATCCTTTTCGATGCTACCGTTTCAGCAGCAAAAAAATCCGGCTGTTCCGGTATGATGTGGCAGGTACTGGACTGGAATACTTCTGCTGTTGGCTTTTACCGAAAATACGGCACCAATTTTGATAATGAATGGATTAACTGCAATCTGGACTTTTAG